In Candidatus Cloacimonadaceae bacterium, the following proteins share a genomic window:
- a CDS encoding T9SS type A sorting domain-containing protein has protein sequence LRLDSNAKSEVNFRIFNLRGQLVGEINAAPNSTVNWKADKKLASGIYFVKATQNSISQSTKVLKIK, from the coding sequence ATCTCCGCCTCGATTCCAATGCCAAATCCGAGGTCAATTTCCGCATTTTCAATCTCCGCGGTCAATTGGTGGGAGAAATCAACGCCGCGCCAAACAGCACCGTCAATTGGAAAGCGGATAAGAAACTCGCCAGCGGAATCTATTTCGTCAAAGCCACCCAAAACAGCATCAGCCAAAGCACCA